A genomic region of Streptomyces rimosus contains the following coding sequences:
- a CDS encoding GNAT family N-acetyltransferase, whose amino-acid sequence MTTDIRDIPEAHIDRALELADLAFHSKTGDATRKRQRDMLLDCARVGAYDGEEIVGFTAAHRLGLSVQGGELPAAALDFVSVAPTHRRRGVLTAMMDGLWRRCAADRRPLACLWASEDAIYGRFGFGPATEAYSVEIDSSRPLDLRITPDRRPLRLLDPKDAVPVIAPLYEASRARHAGRLARDEAWWRRSVLAQDDDDDDDDGPSRIVVLGDKDAPAVGYAIYRAGEKGTVTVEEMAAADAPAAAALWTYLASIDLTRKVRAWAVAADDPLLLFAADRDQVRVTGQWPALWLRLVDVAEALKARSWAAPVDLVLEVRDATLPANAGRFRLTADPSGATYEPADAPADLALDVRDLASCYLGGTPVRRLARAGLVEERTPGAARLLDAALETEYLPFTGEDY is encoded by the coding sequence GTGACCACGGACATCCGGGACATCCCCGAAGCGCACATCGACCGGGCTCTCGAACTCGCCGACCTCGCCTTCCACTCCAAGACCGGTGACGCCACCCGCAAGCGTCAGCGCGACATGCTGCTGGACTGCGCGCGGGTGGGCGCGTACGACGGCGAGGAGATCGTCGGCTTCACCGCGGCGCACCGCCTCGGCCTTTCCGTACAGGGCGGAGAACTGCCCGCCGCCGCGCTGGACTTCGTATCGGTCGCACCCACCCACCGGCGGCGCGGCGTGCTCACCGCCATGATGGACGGGCTGTGGCGCCGCTGCGCCGCCGACCGCCGCCCGCTGGCCTGCCTGTGGGCGTCGGAGGACGCGATCTACGGGCGCTTCGGCTTCGGCCCGGCCACCGAGGCGTACAGCGTCGAGATCGACTCCAGCCGCCCCCTGGACCTGCGCATCACCCCCGACCGGCGCCCGCTGCGGCTGCTCGACCCGAAGGACGCGGTACCGGTGATCGCGCCGCTGTACGAGGCGAGCCGGGCGCGGCACGCCGGGCGGCTCGCCCGCGACGAGGCGTGGTGGCGGCGCTCGGTGCTCGCCCAGGACGATGACGACGATGACGACGACGGCCCGTCGCGCATCGTCGTCCTCGGTGACAAGGACGCGCCCGCCGTCGGATACGCCATCTACCGGGCGGGGGAGAAGGGCACGGTCACCGTCGAGGAGATGGCGGCGGCCGACGCGCCCGCCGCCGCGGCGCTCTGGACGTACCTCGCCTCCATCGACCTGACGCGCAAGGTGCGCGCCTGGGCGGTGGCCGCCGACGATCCGCTGCTGCTCTTCGCCGCCGACCGCGACCAGGTGCGCGTCACCGGCCAGTGGCCCGCGCTGTGGCTGCGGCTGGTGGACGTCGCCGAGGCGCTGAAGGCCCGCTCGTGGGCCGCGCCCGTCGACCTGGTGCTGGAGGTCCGCGATGCCACACTGCCCGCCAACGCCGGCCGCTTCCGCCTGACCGCGGACCCGTCCGGCGCCACGTACGAGCCCGCCGACGCCCCCGCAGACCTGGCCCTGGACGTACGGGACCTGGCGTCCTGCTACCTCGGCGGCACCCCGGTACGGCGGCTGGCGCGGGCCGGACTGGTGGAGGAACGTACACCCGGCGCGGCCCGCCTGCTGGACGCCGCGCTGGAAACGGAGTACCTGCCGTTCACGGGCGAGGACTACTGA
- a CDS encoding MgtC/SapB family protein, producing MVNEWQLAANIAAGLGFGAVIGLERQWRARMAGLRTNALVAAGAALFVLLSQYGFAAATSTTGYDGSRVAAQIVSGIGFLGAGVIMRDGLNVRGLNTAATLWCSAAVGALAGTGLYVVAALGTAGVVGANLVLRPLGRRLDRGPGGGAEVATDYYFEAVCTEPEEAHIRALVVQAVSRPGFRLRAVHSRDDGTVRADDGTPAKVTVAAELTTERRDDSLLEEAVSRLSLEPAVSAVSWTVLNHPDGDEEEFDGDYDRRQGGNPGSGYRDRPPRKTG from the coding sequence ATGGTGAACGAATGGCAGCTCGCCGCGAACATCGCGGCCGGCCTGGGATTCGGGGCGGTCATCGGCCTGGAGCGGCAGTGGCGCGCCCGAATGGCGGGTCTGCGCACGAACGCGCTGGTCGCCGCCGGTGCCGCGCTCTTCGTCCTGCTCTCGCAGTACGGCTTCGCGGCGGCGACCAGCACCACGGGCTACGACGGATCGCGGGTCGCCGCGCAGATCGTCTCCGGCATCGGCTTCCTCGGCGCCGGCGTCATCATGCGCGACGGGCTGAACGTACGCGGCCTGAACACCGCGGCCACGCTGTGGTGCTCGGCCGCGGTCGGCGCCCTGGCGGGGACCGGGCTGTACGTGGTCGCGGCGCTCGGCACGGCCGGGGTGGTCGGCGCGAACCTGGTGCTGCGCCCGCTGGGCCGCCGGCTCGACCGGGGGCCCGGCGGCGGCGCCGAGGTCGCCACCGACTACTACTTCGAGGCGGTGTGCACCGAGCCCGAGGAAGCGCACATCCGGGCACTGGTCGTACAGGCCGTCAGCCGTCCCGGCTTCCGGCTGAGGGCGGTGCACAGCCGGGACGACGGCACCGTACGGGCGGACGACGGTACGCCGGCGAAGGTCACCGTCGCCGCCGAGCTGACCACCGAGCGGCGCGACGACAGCCTGCTCGAAGAGGCCGTCAGCAGGCTCTCGCTGGAGCCCGCGGTGTCGGCGGTGAGCTGGACCGTGCTGAACCACCCGGACGGCGACGAGGAGGAATTCGACGGGGACTACGACCGGAGGCAGGGCGGGAATCCCGGCTCCGGCTACCGGGACCGGCCGCCCCGGAAAACCGGGTGA
- a CDS encoding LysR family transcriptional regulator yields the protein MELRQVRYFVAVAQELHFGRAAERLHIVQSAVSQQVRRLEREVGADLFDRSARQVRLTAAGERFLPEARALLAAEERALAVVADLVGTRRSTLRLGTSAGLGDHLDRVLDALARLAPGLRVQLVSAPTRERLDRVAKGELDAAFVRDAGSDGADGLDADNAGTDGALRHVPLWPDPLVAVLPAAHPLAATGPEEAEGVDLAALAAVPLRLTARRTNPALVDRVLTACHDAGFEPVPVPGPPAGSLQDNLAAIGAAGPADPSWTVVYAAHARQLRTSRVAFRPFRTPLTLTTALAVHRTAPPACLDALLTACAAAAHDLDP from the coding sequence GTGGAGCTGCGGCAGGTGCGGTATTTCGTCGCGGTCGCGCAGGAGCTGCACTTCGGGCGGGCCGCCGAGCGGCTGCACATCGTGCAGTCGGCGGTCAGCCAGCAGGTGCGGCGGCTGGAGCGGGAGGTGGGCGCCGACCTGTTCGACCGGTCGGCGCGGCAGGTACGGCTCACGGCCGCCGGAGAACGGTTCCTGCCCGAGGCGCGGGCCCTGCTCGCCGCGGAGGAACGCGCGCTCGCCGTCGTCGCCGACCTCGTCGGCACCCGGCGCAGCACCCTGCGGCTCGGGACGAGCGCGGGCCTGGGCGACCACCTGGACCGGGTACTGGACGCCCTGGCCCGTCTCGCCCCCGGCCTCCGCGTCCAGCTGGTCTCCGCGCCGACGCGCGAACGCCTGGACCGGGTGGCCAAGGGCGAACTGGACGCCGCGTTCGTACGGGACGCGGGCAGCGATGGCGCGGACGGCCTGGATGCGGACAATGCCGGCACTGACGGCGCGCTCCGCCACGTACCGCTCTGGCCGGACCCGCTCGTGGCCGTCCTGCCCGCCGCGCACCCTCTCGCGGCCACCGGGCCGGAGGAGGCCGAGGGTGTGGATCTGGCCGCTCTGGCCGCCGTACCGCTGCGGCTGACCGCCCGCCGTACCAATCCGGCCCTCGTGGACCGCGTGCTGACCGCCTGCCACGACGCGGGCTTCGAGCCCGTACCCGTACCGGGCCCGCCGGCCGGCTCGCTCCAGGACAACCTGGCCGCGATCGGCGCCGCCGGGCCGGCCGACCCGTCCTGGACCGTGGTGTACGCCGCGCACGCCCGCCAACTGCGCACCTCGCGCGTCGCCTTCCGCCCCTTCCGTACGCCCCTCACGCTGACCACCGCGCTGGCCGTGCACCGCACCGCGCCGCCCGCGTGCCTGGACGCGCTGCTCACGGCGTGCGCGGCCGCCGCGCACGATCTCGATCCGTGA